The Brasilonema sennae CENA114 genome includes a region encoding these proteins:
- the bamD gene encoding outer membrane protein assembly factor BamD: MSSESLEIAKATYQSAKVAFEKGQYRKAVEQLEKARTLVAPNSRLGGELQMWLVTAYQAAGRTEEAIALCEQLKRHPHSETSKQAKELHYILKAPRLERPREWMTEIPDLSAMADNQTKLPLSVKNTKSSKKQMPPEREFVDLTQVNTRDNRFIWMALIVIGLTLGGLFWLSL; the protein is encoded by the coding sequence GTGAGTTCAGAAAGTCTAGAAATTGCCAAAGCTACGTACCAAAGTGCTAAAGTTGCCTTTGAAAAGGGGCAGTACCGAAAAGCTGTTGAACAACTGGAAAAGGCAAGAACCCTCGTGGCTCCTAATTCTCGCCTTGGTGGTGAGTTACAAATGTGGCTCGTCACAGCTTATCAAGCAGCAGGGCGCACAGAAGAGGCGATCGCCCTTTGCGAACAACTCAAGCGCCATCCCCATTCAGAAACGAGTAAACAAGCAAAAGAACTACACTATATCCTCAAAGCACCAAGATTAGAACGACCAAGGGAATGGATGACCGAAATTCCCGATTTGAGTGCAATGGCTGACAATCAAACCAAACTTCCTCTGAGTGTAAAGAATACCAAATCTTCCAAAAAGCAGATGCCTCCTGAACGAGAATTTGTTGACCTTACTCAGGTCAATACCAGAGATAATCGATTTATTTGGATGGCGTTGATTGTCATTGGTTTAACGTTAGGTGGTTTATTTTGGTTGAGTTTGTAA
- a CDS encoding sugar phosphate nucleotidyltransferase — protein sequence MKAMILAAGKGTRVRPITYTTPKPMMPILQKPVMEFLLELLRKHGFDQIMVNVSHLAEEIESYFRDGQRFGVQIAYSFEGRIVEGSLVGEAVGSAGGMRKIQDFYPFFDDTFVVLCGDALIDLDLTAAVKLHKSKGALATIIMKSVPKEEVSSYGVVVTNEDGRVKAFQEKPKVEEALSTNINTGIYIFEPEVFNYIPSGVEYDIGSQLFPKLVEIGAPFYAIPMDFEWVDIGKVPDYWRAIRGVLSGEIKNVQIPGQQVAPGIYTGMNVAVNWDKVDITGPVYIGGMTKIEDGAKIVGPTMIGPNCWICSGATVENSVIFEWSRLGPGVRLVDKLVFGRHCVDKTGATIDVQAAALDWLITDARRDPPSHTPVERQAIAELLGNNAT from the coding sequence ATGAAGGCGATGATTCTCGCAGCTGGTAAAGGTACTCGCGTACGTCCGATTACCTACACAACGCCCAAACCGATGATGCCCATTTTGCAGAAGCCAGTGATGGAATTTTTACTGGAACTTTTACGCAAACACGGCTTTGACCAGATTATGGTTAATGTAAGCCATTTAGCAGAGGAAATTGAAAGTTATTTCCGTGATGGTCAGCGGTTTGGCGTACAAATTGCCTACTCTTTTGAAGGTCGTATTGTTGAAGGTAGTCTTGTTGGGGAAGCAGTTGGATCTGCCGGGGGCATGCGGAAAATCCAAGACTTTTATCCATTCTTTGATGATACCTTTGTAGTGTTGTGCGGTGATGCCCTGATTGACCTAGATTTGACAGCAGCTGTGAAGTTGCACAAATCTAAAGGAGCTCTTGCCACCATTATCATGAAATCCGTGCCTAAGGAAGAAGTTTCTAGCTATGGTGTAGTCGTCACCAACGAAGATGGTCGTGTTAAAGCTTTCCAAGAAAAACCCAAAGTTGAGGAAGCTCTAAGCACTAATATCAACACAGGTATTTATATTTTTGAACCAGAGGTTTTTAATTATATCCCATCTGGGGTAGAGTATGACATTGGTAGCCAACTTTTCCCCAAACTGGTAGAAATTGGTGCGCCCTTCTACGCTATCCCAATGGACTTTGAATGGGTGGATATTGGAAAAGTTCCAGACTACTGGCGGGCAATTCGTGGTGTCCTTTCAGGGGAAATAAAGAACGTGCAAATCCCTGGACAACAAGTCGCACCTGGTATATACACTGGCATGAACGTTGCTGTCAATTGGGATAAAGTCGATATTACAGGTCCAGTTTATATCGGCGGCATGACCAAGATTGAAGACGGAGCCAAAATTGTCGGTCCTACGATGATAGGTCCAAACTGCTGGATATGCAGTGGTGCTACGGTAGAAAACAGTGTCATTTTTGAATGGTCACGATTGGGACCGGGAGTACGGCTTGTGGACAAGTTGGTATTTGGTCGTCACTGCGTAGACAAGACTGGAGCAACGATAGATGTCCAAGCAGCAGCTCTGGACTGGCTCATTACTGATGCTCGCCGAGATCCACCATCGCATACACCAGTGGAACGGCAAGCTATTGCTGAATTGTTAGGAAATAATGCTACTTAG
- a CDS encoding ATP-grasp domain-containing protein has protein sequence MNILILGNSLDAHAAHLKNALTDAGAMVNYFDTQLFPTQLRMSWRPDTKVGSLALSEEHQLNFLDIHSIFWRSFSGVHVPQLKDSNQQYVAFNDSISTLRSLIQACPCHWVNSWQAYQFHKEKPLQLSKAKEIGVTIPATLISNHPGEITEFVQINEKVIFKPVYGGAHTQFLTQEHLEPKRLNLALSLSPVTLQEYIPGTNIRSYVIGESVYSAEIRSHAVDFREDLDAELIPRELPESIQQQCLAIAKAFMLEWTAIDWRCKPNGEYIFLEANPSPMFIHFENQTGFPITQKLINLLMN, from the coding sequence ATGAACATTTTAATTTTGGGCAATTCTTTAGATGCTCATGCTGCCCATCTGAAGAATGCTCTTACAGATGCTGGTGCGATGGTAAATTATTTCGATACTCAGCTATTTCCAACACAATTAAGGATGTCTTGGAGACCTGATACTAAGGTGGGATCTTTAGCTCTATCTGAAGAACATCAATTAAATTTCCTAGATATTCACAGTATATTTTGGCGTAGCTTTTCCGGCGTTCACGTTCCGCAGTTAAAAGACTCAAACCAACAGTATGTTGCATTTAATGATTCAATAAGTACACTGCGCTCATTAATCCAGGCTTGTCCATGTCATTGGGTTAATTCTTGGCAAGCATACCAGTTTCATAAAGAAAAACCTCTACAACTTAGCAAAGCCAAAGAAATAGGAGTGACTATTCCAGCCACTTTGATTAGTAATCATCCAGGAGAAATTACAGAATTTGTTCAGATAAATGAAAAAGTTATTTTTAAGCCAGTTTATGGTGGTGCTCATACCCAGTTTTTGACACAAGAGCATTTAGAACCAAAGAGATTGAACTTGGCTTTGAGTCTTTCTCCAGTCACACTACAGGAGTACATTCCTGGGACAAATATTCGTAGCTATGTTATTGGAGAATCAGTTTATTCTGCTGAAATTCGCAGTCATGCGGTAGATTTTCGCGAAGATTTAGATGCTGAGTTAATTCCGAGAGAGTTACCAGAATCAATTCAACAACAATGTTTAGCAATAGCAAAGGCTTTTATGCTAGAGTGGACTGCTATTGACTGGCGTTGTAAACCAAACGGTGAGTATATATTTTTAGAAGCAAACCCCAGTCCAATGTTTATACATTTTGAAAATCAGACTGGTTTTCCTATTACACAAAAATTAATCAATCTTTTGATGAATTAA
- the speA gene encoding biosynthetic arginine decarboxylase, with translation MHVESTEKLEGVLKLPSDGQKAELKNNKQKKLLPPATSADVPRQWTIEKSEELYRIEGWGQPYFSINAAGHITVSPKGDRGGSLDLYELVNALKQRSLGLPLLIRFSDILEDRIERLNACFAKAIARYNYPGVYRGVFPVKCNQQRHLIEDLVKFGKPHQFGLEAGSKPELMIGLALLDTPGALLICNGYKDREYIETAMLAQKLGQKPIIVLEQVEEVDLVIEVSQQLGIEPIVGVRAKLSTQGMGRWGTSTGDRAKFGLTIPEIIQAVDKLRNANLLGSLQLLHFHIGSQISAINVIKDAIQEASRIYVELAALGAKMRYLDVGGGLGVDYDGSQTNFYASKNYNMQNYANDIVAELKDTCAERKLPVPTLISESGRAIASHQSVLIFDVLSSSVVPLDSPEQPKEGESPVITYLWETFQSVNEENYQELYHDATQFKEEAISRFNLGILSLTERAKAERLYWACCQKILEITRKQEYVPDEMEDLEQIMASIYYINLSVFQSAPDCWAIDQLFPIMPIHRLDQEPTRRGILADLTCDSDGKIDRFIDLRDVKSVLELHPLKSGEPYYLGMFLNGAYQEIMGNLHNLFGDTNTVHIQLTPKGYQIEHVVKGDTMSEVVSYVQYDSEDMVESIRQRCEHALEENHITLAEAQRLLQTYEQSLRRYTYLNS, from the coding sequence ATGCATGTTGAGTCAACAGAGAAATTAGAAGGGGTGCTGAAACTGCCGTCCGATGGACAAAAAGCGGAATTGAAAAATAATAAACAAAAAAAGCTGCTACCACCAGCCACATCAGCAGATGTACCTCGCCAGTGGACAATTGAAAAGAGTGAAGAACTTTACCGAATAGAAGGTTGGGGGCAGCCTTACTTTTCTATAAACGCAGCAGGTCATATCACTGTTTCTCCTAAAGGCGATCGCGGTGGTTCTTTAGACTTATATGAACTCGTCAACGCCCTTAAACAGCGTAGTCTAGGATTGCCGCTACTGATTCGTTTCTCGGATATTTTGGAAGACAGGATTGAGCGGTTAAACGCTTGTTTTGCCAAAGCGATCGCCCGCTACAACTACCCTGGTGTTTACCGTGGCGTATTTCCTGTCAAGTGCAATCAGCAACGGCATTTAATTGAAGACTTGGTAAAGTTCGGCAAACCCCATCAATTTGGCTTAGAAGCTGGTTCAAAGCCAGAGTTAATGATTGGTCTAGCTTTATTGGATACACCAGGAGCGCTGCTGATTTGCAACGGCTACAAAGACCGAGAATACATCGAGACAGCGATGCTGGCACAAAAACTAGGTCAAAAGCCGATTATCGTTTTAGAACAAGTCGAAGAAGTTGATTTGGTGATCGAAGTCAGCCAACAATTGGGGATTGAGCCAATTGTGGGTGTGAGAGCTAAACTAAGTACCCAAGGGATGGGACGGTGGGGAACTTCTACAGGCGATCGCGCTAAATTCGGTCTCACCATCCCTGAGATTATTCAGGCAGTTGACAAGTTACGTAATGCTAACCTATTGGGTTCCTTGCAGCTATTACACTTCCACATCGGATCGCAAATCTCAGCCATCAATGTGATTAAAGATGCCATTCAAGAAGCTAGCCGTATTTATGTGGAGCTGGCAGCATTAGGGGCAAAGATGAGGTATCTCGATGTTGGAGGTGGCTTGGGTGTCGATTATGACGGTTCGCAAACCAACTTCTATGCCTCAAAAAACTACAATATGCAGAACTATGCCAACGATATCGTGGCAGAGTTAAAAGATACTTGTGCAGAACGAAAACTTCCAGTACCAACACTGATAAGCGAAAGCGGACGGGCGATTGCTTCCCATCAATCGGTACTGATTTTTGACGTTCTTAGTAGCAGTGTTGTCCCGCTTGACTCACCAGAACAGCCAAAAGAAGGTGAATCCCCGGTTATTACTTACCTCTGGGAAACTTTCCAATCTGTTAACGAGGAGAACTACCAAGAACTCTACCACGACGCTACCCAATTCAAAGAAGAAGCCATCAGTCGTTTCAACTTAGGAATTTTAAGTCTTACAGAACGCGCTAAAGCTGAAAGGCTTTACTGGGCTTGTTGTCAAAAAATTCTTGAAATAACCAGAAAGCAGGAATACGTACCGGACGAGATGGAAGACCTAGAACAAATCATGGCTTCTATCTACTACATCAATCTTTCTGTGTTTCAATCTGCACCCGACTGTTGGGCTATTGACCAGCTTTTCCCTATTATGCCAATTCACCGTTTGGATCAAGAACCAACACGGCGAGGAATTTTGGCAGACCTGACATGCGATAGTGATGGCAAAATCGACAGGTTTATTGACCTGCGGGATGTGAAATCAGTTTTAGAACTGCACCCCCTCAAATCAGGAGAACCCTACTATCTCGGAATGTTCCTCAACGGAGCTTACCAAGAAATTATGGGCAATTTGCACAATCTCTTTGGCGACACCAACACAGTTCACATCCAACTGACTCCAAAAGGTTACCAAATTGAACACGTTGTTAAAGGTGATACCATGAGCGAAGTGGTAAGCTATGTGCAGTATGACTCTGAAGATATGGTCGAAAGCATTCGCCAGCGTTGTGAGCATGCTTTAGAAGAAAATCACATTACTTTAGCGGAAGCTCAAAGGCTGTTGCAAACCTATGAACAAAGTTTGCGACGCTACACTTACCTGAACAGTTAA
- a CDS encoding segregation/condensation protein A → MDASELLEKITLLIHQAELGEIDPWDVKVISVIDNYLELMGSQATSKGYEADLLKSGQAFLSASKLVLFKANTLMELQSAAQEQEASVDDGLLTSEDGMIHQAQRLPLERHLRRRPIAMPPSKRRVTLQELISQLQIMAQQLKLVEKVNKPVRQKRQPSLQSMRAALELAHQENLTEVAFELEQLLQSVATQLSSHNSWLNLEQLVELWTQTKQPQQNNTHTSQHSHIVVSVFWALLLLCAQSKVELFQEEFYQEIKIRLLTDSANHESIDAPLNSEFAT, encoded by the coding sequence ATGGATGCTTCTGAGTTATTGGAAAAAATTACACTTTTGATTCATCAGGCGGAACTTGGGGAAATAGATCCTTGGGATGTCAAAGTGATTTCGGTGATTGATAATTATTTGGAATTAATGGGATCGCAAGCAACCAGCAAGGGCTATGAAGCTGACTTGTTGAAATCAGGACAAGCTTTTTTATCGGCATCCAAACTTGTGCTATTTAAAGCAAATACTTTGATGGAATTGCAATCAGCAGCACAAGAGCAAGAAGCATCCGTTGATGATGGATTGCTTACGAGTGAAGACGGGATGATTCATCAAGCTCAGCGCCTACCATTAGAGCGGCACTTGCGTCGTCGTCCAATAGCAATGCCACCATCAAAGCGTCGCGTGACTTTGCAAGAACTGATTTCGCAATTGCAAATCATGGCGCAACAATTGAAACTCGTAGAAAAAGTTAATAAACCTGTCCGTCAGAAACGGCAACCTAGTTTGCAAAGTATGCGGGCAGCATTAGAGTTGGCTCACCAGGAAAATCTTACAGAGGTGGCTTTTGAACTAGAGCAGCTCTTGCAAAGTGTGGCAACACAATTGAGTTCACACAACAGTTGGCTCAATCTTGAACAACTGGTGGAGTTATGGACGCAAACAAAGCAACCACAACAAAATAATACACACACATCGCAACATAGTCATATAGTTGTTAGTGTTTTCTGGGCTTTACTACTGCTTTGTGCTCAATCGAAAGTGGAGCTATTTCAGGAGGAGTTTTATCAGGAAATTAAAATCAGGTTACTGACTGATTCAGCTAATCATGAATCCATAGATGCTCCCTTGAATTCAGAGTTTGCAACATAG
- a CDS encoding DUF1345 domain-containing protein, translating into MLKNSDSRHRLIISVAIGVLVCVLLPSWLRLPTRTLCAWNLGADCFLGLTWWIMFRTTPQKMRRFAQLEYQGRVAILTLIIASACASVLAIGFLLTGNTKSLSTILLTLHVTLAVMTIISSWLLVHTIFAMQYARTYYQVSNSNTEQIAGGLDFPNDEEPDYWDFLYFSFVIGMTSQVSDVQTISRSMRRLTLLHGILSFFFNTSILAMSINIIAALI; encoded by the coding sequence TTGTTAAAAAACTCTGATTCTCGGCACCGACTGATTATCTCTGTTGCTATTGGAGTATTAGTCTGCGTACTATTGCCGTCTTGGCTGCGCTTACCTACGCGCACTCTCTGTGCTTGGAACTTAGGCGCTGACTGTTTCTTAGGCTTGACTTGGTGGATAATGTTCAGGACAACTCCACAAAAGATGCGCCGTTTCGCGCAACTTGAATATCAAGGACGTGTGGCTATTTTAACCTTAATTATCGCTTCTGCTTGTGCAAGTGTTTTAGCGATTGGGTTCTTGCTGACTGGTAATACAAAAAGTTTGTCAACTATTTTACTAACCCTACACGTCACGCTGGCTGTGATGACGATTATCAGCTCTTGGTTATTAGTACATACTATCTTTGCCATGCAGTACGCGCGTACTTATTATCAAGTTAGCAATAGTAATACAGAGCAAATAGCTGGTGGTTTAGATTTTCCCAATGACGAAGAACCAGATTATTGGGACTTTCTATATTTTTCTTTTGTGATTGGCATGACTAGTCAAGTCTCAGATGTCCAGACAATATCACGTTCAATGAGGCGTTTGACTTTGCTACACGGGATCTTATCCTTCTTTTTTAATACTAGTATTTTGGCTATGAGTATCAATATCATTGCCGCCCTGATTTAA
- a CDS encoding ChaB family protein encodes MPVNNIDELSQELKDQLQEVPQEGKQIFVAAFNAAQSDGFSEQGAYEVAWNSVKNQYEKGSDGKWHARGEVTAQHNKAITQGGN; translated from the coding sequence ATGCCTGTTAACAACATAGATGAATTATCTCAAGAACTAAAAGACCAACTGCAAGAAGTTCCTCAAGAAGGAAAGCAAATTTTTGTTGCAGCATTCAATGCAGCTCAAAGTGACGGTTTCAGTGAACAGGGTGCCTATGAAGTTGCTTGGAATAGCGTAAAAAACCAGTACGAGAAAGGTTCAGATGGCAAATGGCATGCAAGGGGCGAAGTTACCGCTCAACACAACAAAGCTATTACCCAAGGTGGCAACTAA
- a CDS encoding lipopolysaccharide assembly protein LapA domain-containing protein — MRQINFVIIFIFCLALALFALENTQPGTINIVPEVQVQAPIAIELLLAAGIGAVLAWLYSIWTHFLRLVLSGQQVRQKNVQIKELERKVEQYQAEVQSLKPVLPPVNDSVAKEAQVISQ, encoded by the coding sequence ATGAGACAAATCAACTTTGTTATAATCTTTATCTTTTGTTTAGCCTTGGCTTTATTTGCCCTCGAGAACACCCAACCCGGAACAATCAATATCGTTCCAGAAGTACAGGTGCAGGCACCAATTGCAATTGAGTTGCTTTTGGCAGCGGGGATAGGAGCAGTTCTGGCTTGGTTGTATAGTATCTGGACACATTTTCTGCGACTTGTACTTTCTGGTCAACAAGTGCGACAGAAAAATGTCCAAATTAAGGAACTAGAAAGGAAAGTTGAACAATATCAAGCAGAAGTTCAATCTTTGAAACCTGTTCTACCGCCAGTGAATGATTCTGTAGCAAAAGAAGCACAAGTCATCAGCCAATAA
- a CDS encoding DUF3153 domain-containing protein: MHLYALAKDFVRVLRLVGRSSKREGSKSKIQNPVLWIVLVVSLLLSGCVNYDVGVNFYNANGGEFVQHIKLEERLTSFSGDSVYEWLNSIERRARKLEGKTRRVSNEEVIVSIPFSSGRELQTKFNEFFHPSTTQTLESIRSETESQLPQIDSNLLLFQNNFLLLVRNRLVYDLDLRSLALLSSKGNVLASPGSILDLEFGLNAPWGARNVENTNVILPEKNGNQLMWKLKTGELNHIEVVFWLPSPLGFGTLFIILFVWAGFYLRYTFMPDPRIQFVSQGTVTE; this comes from the coding sequence ATGCATTTGTATGCTTTAGCAAAGGATTTTGTGCGTGTACTTAGATTAGTAGGACGTTCTAGCAAGCGCGAAGGCTCGAAATCTAAAATTCAAAATCCTGTTTTGTGGATTGTGCTTGTGGTTTCTCTGTTACTATCTGGTTGTGTCAACTATGATGTAGGTGTTAATTTTTACAATGCAAATGGCGGCGAGTTTGTACAACACATTAAGTTGGAAGAGCGACTAACCAGTTTTAGTGGCGATTCTGTGTATGAATGGTTGAATAGTATAGAGCGTCGCGCCCGCAAATTGGAAGGCAAGACACGAAGGGTTTCTAATGAAGAGGTTATTGTTTCAATTCCCTTTAGTAGCGGTCGGGAACTACAAACCAAGTTTAATGAATTTTTCCACCCTAGTACCACTCAAACACTTGAGTCCATAAGAAGTGAAACTGAGTCGCAATTGCCGCAAATTGATTCTAATTTACTGTTGTTTCAGAATAATTTCCTGCTTTTAGTGCGGAATCGATTGGTTTATGACTTGGATTTGCGATCGCTTGCTCTACTTTCCAGCAAAGGAAATGTTTTGGCGAGTCCTGGCTCAATTCTCGATTTAGAATTTGGCTTAAACGCTCCTTGGGGTGCTAGAAATGTGGAAAATACTAATGTAATTCTTCCAGAAAAAAATGGAAATCAGTTGATGTGGAAGCTCAAAACTGGAGAATTGAACCATATAGAAGTGGTCTTTTGGCTTCCTAGTCCCCTAGGTTTTGGTACTTTATTCATTATTCTGTTTGTCTGGGCAGGTTTTTATCTGAGATACACTTTTATGCCAGATCCCAGAATTCAATTTGTTTCACAAGGAACAGTCACAGAATAG
- a CDS encoding TerC family protein: MLDRIFDYLQFHFSIEAPIVLLVLVFLEAILSADNAIALAAIAQGLEDKDLEDRALNIGLVFAYVLRITLLLTATWVQQFWQFELLGAGYLLWLVFQHFTSDQADDNQDHGPRFSSLWQVIPIIAFTDLAFSLDSVTTAIAVSNEKWLVIIGTTIGVVTLRFMAGLFIRWLDEFVHLEDAGYMTVALVGLRLLLRVVNDSLVPPEWFMITGIALILAWGFSKRTHSEEIEEQNKPEVMEGSRE, from the coding sequence ATGCTAGATAGAATATTCGATTACCTTCAGTTTCATTTCAGCATTGAAGCACCGATAGTGCTGCTAGTGCTCGTCTTTTTAGAGGCAATACTGTCTGCTGACAACGCGATCGCTCTGGCTGCGATCGCCCAAGGACTAGAAGACAAGGATCTCGAAGATCGGGCGCTGAATATTGGTTTAGTATTTGCTTATGTCCTGCGAATCACCTTACTTCTAACAGCCACCTGGGTGCAACAGTTCTGGCAGTTTGAGTTACTAGGTGCAGGTTACCTTCTGTGGCTAGTATTCCAACATTTTACTTCCGATCAAGCCGATGACAATCAAGACCACGGTCCCAGGTTTAGTTCTCTGTGGCAAGTGATCCCGATTATTGCCTTCACAGATTTGGCGTTTTCTCTTGATAGTGTTACGACTGCGATCGCTGTTTCTAATGAAAAGTGGCTTGTGATTATAGGCACAACCATTGGTGTTGTGACTCTGCGCTTTATGGCAGGTTTGTTTATTCGTTGGTTAGATGAATTTGTCCACTTGGAGGATGCAGGTTATATGACTGTGGCATTAGTGGGCTTGCGATTACTGCTTAGAGTCGTGAACGATTCTTTGGTACCGCCAGAATGGTTCATGATTACTGGGATCGCCCTGATCTTGGCATGGGGATTTTCTAAGCGAACCCACTCAGAAGAAATAGAAGAACAAAATAAACCCGAAGTGATGGAAGGAAGTAGAGAGTAG
- a CDS encoding AI-2E family transporter, which produces MYRSASVQRLLIYGLSGPIIALNLWLLYVIFRLFQHPITIVSIAAILAFLLNYPVKLFERITLSRAQAVIIVLLLTLTLLVILGVTLVPVVIDQTIQLLNKIPDWLATSQANLEQIEALAKKQRFPLDLTVVSNQINANIQSLLQQLASVVVGFAGTLLSGLVDLILVVVLAFYMLLYGDRVWSGLFNFLPPHIRFPLTTSLRLNFHYFFLSQILLALFMVISLIPIFLLLKVPFALLFAILIGISQLIPFIGATLGIGLVTFLVLLQNWWLSVQVAIAAIVIQQIKDNLLGPKLLGDFIGVNPIWIFVAILMGFEIAGLLGTLVAVPIAGTIKVTFDAIKGGNRKNSVTE; this is translated from the coding sequence ATGTACCGTTCAGCCTCAGTTCAACGTCTGTTAATATACGGCCTGAGCGGTCCGATTATCGCTCTCAATCTCTGGTTGCTGTATGTGATTTTTCGCTTATTCCAGCACCCCATCACCATTGTGAGCATTGCAGCAATTCTGGCTTTTTTACTGAACTACCCAGTCAAGTTATTTGAACGCATTACCTTGAGCCGTGCTCAAGCAGTTATCATTGTATTGCTGTTAACTTTAACGCTTTTGGTCATTCTTGGCGTTACGCTCGTACCAGTAGTTATTGACCAAACAATACAACTTTTAAATAAAATTCCAGATTGGCTAGCCACCAGTCAAGCAAACTTGGAGCAGATTGAAGCTTTAGCTAAAAAGCAGCGTTTTCCCCTAGATTTGACGGTAGTCAGCAATCAAATAAATGCAAACATTCAAAGTTTGCTGCAACAGTTGGCTTCCGTTGTTGTGGGATTTGCGGGAACACTGTTATCGGGTTTAGTTGATCTGATATTGGTAGTAGTGCTGGCATTTTATATGCTATTGTATGGCGATCGCGTATGGTCTGGCTTATTCAACTTCTTACCACCTCATATTCGATTTCCCTTAACCACATCTTTACGACTTAATTTCCACTACTTTTTTCTCAGCCAGATTTTGCTAGCATTGTTCATGGTAATTAGTCTTATTCCTATTTTCTTACTTCTCAAAGTACCTTTTGCCTTGTTATTTGCCATACTCATAGGTATATCCCAACTCATCCCCTTCATCGGGGCGACTTTAGGTATTGGTTTGGTTACTTTTTTAGTTTTGCTGCAAAATTGGTGGTTGTCAGTGCAAGTCGCTATAGCTGCCATAGTCATCCAGCAAATTAAAGATAATCTGTTAGGTCCCAAGTTACTTGGCGATTTTATTGGTGTTAATCCCATCTGGATTTTTGTAGCTATTCTCATGGGATTTGAGATTGCTGGTTTATTAGGAACACTGGTTGCTGTTCCTATTGCTGGCACCATCAAAGTTACCTTCGATGCTATCAAAGGCGGTAACAGAAAAAACAGTGTAACTGAGTAG
- the ndk gene encoding nucleoside-diphosphate kinase, with protein MERTFLAIKPDGVQRGLVGEIIRRFEEKGFTLVGLKLLKVSQELAQEHYDVHRERPFFAGLVDFITSGPVVGMVWEGEGVVASARKIIGATNPLSAEPGTIRGDLGINIGRNLIHGSDAVETAQREVSLWFKEEELVSWQPTITPWLHE; from the coding sequence TTGGAACGTACATTTTTAGCAATTAAGCCCGATGGCGTGCAACGTGGATTGGTAGGTGAAATTATCCGTCGCTTTGAAGAGAAAGGCTTTACCCTTGTTGGTTTGAAATTATTAAAAGTTAGTCAGGAATTGGCTCAAGAGCACTACGACGTTCACCGAGAAAGACCTTTTTTTGCTGGGTTGGTAGATTTTATCACTTCTGGCCCAGTCGTAGGAATGGTTTGGGAAGGCGAAGGCGTTGTCGCATCTGCCAGAAAAATCATTGGCGCAACAAACCCACTTTCGGCAGAACCAGGGACAATTCGAGGTGATTTAGGGATTAATATTGGTCGCAACCTGATCCACGGTTCCGATGCTGTCGAAACAGCACAACGGGAAGTGTCTCTGTGGTTTAAAGAAGAAGAACTAGTTTCTTGGCAACCAACCATAACACCTTGGTTACACGAGTAA
- the pdxH gene encoding pyridoxamine 5'-phosphate oxidase yields MDKTIADLRKDYTLQSLSEKDVNSNPFIQFRQWFDQALAAQLPEPNAMTVATATVNGQPSARIVLLKGFDERGFIFYTNYNSHKGQQLAENPQASLVFWWAELERQVRICGSVEKVSENESDEYFYSRPLNSRLGAWASEQSQVIKSREALEQRMQELQIQYQNQDVKRPQHWGGLRVIPTEIEFWQGRSNRLHDRLLYTRLDDGSWKIQRLSP; encoded by the coding sequence ATGGACAAAACGATCGCTGACCTTCGCAAAGACTACACCCTGCAAAGTTTGAGCGAAAAGGATGTAAACTCTAATCCTTTTATACAGTTTAGACAATGGTTTGACCAAGCATTAGCAGCCCAACTTCCAGAACCAAACGCGATGACTGTAGCCACAGCTACAGTAAACGGTCAGCCCTCAGCAAGAATTGTGCTGCTCAAAGGTTTTGACGAACGGGGCTTTATCTTTTATACCAACTACAACAGTCATAAAGGACAGCAGTTAGCAGAAAATCCTCAAGCTTCATTAGTTTTCTGGTGGGCGGAACTAGAACGCCAAGTCCGTATTTGTGGGAGTGTAGAAAAAGTTTCCGAAAACGAGTCAGATGAGTATTTTTATAGCCGTCCTTTGAACAGTCGCCTAGGTGCATGGGCGTCTGAGCAAAGTCAGGTTATAAAAAGCCGAGAAGCGCTGGAACAACGGATGCAGGAGTTGCAAATTCAATATCAAAACCAAGATGTTAAGCGACCACAACACTGGGGTGGCTTGCGCGTGATCCCCACAGAAATCGAATTTTGGCAAGGACGTTCTAACCGTCTGCACGATCGCTTGCTTTATACTCGCTTAGATGATGGTAGTTGGAAAATTCAGCGTTTGTCGCCGTAA